The following are encoded in a window of Heteronotia binoei isolate CCM8104 ecotype False Entrance Well chromosome 9, APGP_CSIRO_Hbin_v1, whole genome shotgun sequence genomic DNA:
- the ACSL1 gene encoding long-chain-fatty-acid--CoA ligase 1 isoform X2, which produces MLQETAMQAHELFRHLRMPELGDVRQYMRTLPTNTLMGFGAFAALTTYWYATRPKALKPPCDLAMQSVEVESEDSEHARRSSLLDSDEPMECYYDDVKTAYDIFQRGLHVSNNGPCLGVRKPNQPYEWISYKEVVERAECVGSALLNRGFRPSPDQFIGIFSQNRPEWVIIEQGCYTYSMVAVPLYDTLGTEAITYIVNKADIALVFCDKGEKAKLLLDSTEKGDMSVLKTIVIMDAFDSDLVARGKKCGVDIISMKDFEASGKFHRHKPVLPKPEDLAIICFTSGTTGNPKGAMITHRNIVSNMSAFVKATEKAVFPSPEDTLISFLPLAHMFERVVECVILCHGARIGFFQGDIRLLMDDLKTLQPTVFPVVPRLLNRMFDKIFGQANTSLKRWILDFASKRKEAELRSGIIRNNSLWDKVIFRKIQANLGGKVRLMITGAAPVSANVLTFLRAALGCQFYEGYGQTECTAGCSLTVPGDWTAGHVGAPMPCNIIKLVDVEDMNYFAAKGEGEVCVKGPNVFRGYLKDPEKTAEVLDKNGWVHTGDIGKWLPNGTLKIIDRKKHIFKLAQGEYIAPEKIENVYARSEPVAQIFVHGESLQGFLIAIVVPDPEVLSSWAKKRGLGGSYDELCKNKDIKKHILEDMLRVGKEFGLKSFEQVKAITLHSEMFSIENGLLTPTLKAKRPELRKYFKSQIEELYSNIQM; this is translated from the exons ATGTTGCAAGAGACTGCAATGCAAGCTCATGAACTGTTCAGGCATCTGCGAATGCCAGAACTTGGTGATGTCAGACAGTACATGCGTACCCTTCCAACAAACACGTTGATGGGATTTGGTGCTTTTGCAGCACTTACAACTTACTGGTATGCCACAAGACCTAAAGCTCTGAAACCACCATGTGACCTAGCCATGCAGTCTGTGGAAGTGGAGTCAGAG GACAGTGAACATGCCCGGAGATCTTCATTACTTGATAGTGACGAGCCAATGGAATGCTACTATGATGATGTGAAAACAGCCTATGATATTTTCCAAAGGGGATTACATGTGTCAA ACAATGGTCCCTGTTTGGGTGTAAGAAAACCAAATCAGCCGTATGAATGGATCTCATACAAAGAG GTTGTAGAGAGAGCAGAATGTGTTGGCTCAGCACTTCTCAACAGAGGCTTCAGACCATCTCCTGATCAGTTCATAGGAATCTTTTCACAGAACCGGCCTGAG TGGGTTATCATTGAACAAGGATGTTACACTTACTCCATGGTGGCTGTACCCCTCTACGACACACTGGGGACTGAAGCGATCACCTATATTGTAAACAAAG CTGACATAGCACTAGTTTTTTGTGACAAAGGTGAAAAGGCAAAACTTCTGCTGGATAGCACAGAGAAGGGTGACATGTCAGTCCTCAAAACCATTGTGATTATGGATGCCTTTGACAGTGATCTTGTGGCTCGTGGAAAGAAGTGTGGAGTGGATATCATTAGCATGAAAGACTTTGAG GCATCGGGAAAATTCCACAGACACAAACCCGTA CTTCCCAAACCAGAAGATCTAGCCATAATCTGTTTCACCAGCGGAACCACAG GGAACCCCAAGGGAGCTATGATCACTCACCGAAACATAGTGAGCAACATGTCTGCATTTGTGAAGGCTACAGAG AAAGCAGTTTTTCCTTCTCCAGAAGATACCTTAATCTCCTTCTTGCCCCTGGCTCATATGTTTGAGAGAGTGGTGGAG TGTGTAATTCTCTGCCATGGAGCTCGGATAGGATTTTTCCAGGGAGACATCAGGCTACTTATGGATGACCTTAAAACTTTACAGCCTACAGTGTTTCCTGTTGTGCCAAGGCTTTTGAACAGAATGTTTGACAAA ATTTTTGGACAAGCAAATACTTCACTTAAGCGGTGGATACTGGATTTCGCTTCCAAGAGGAAAGAAGCAGAACTTAGAAGTGGCATCATTAGAAATAATAGCCTGTGGGATAAAGTGATCTTCCGCAAAATACAG GCAAACCTTGGAGGAAAAGTAAGATTAATGATTACAGGGGCAGCTCCTGTATCTGCAAATGTACTGACTTTCCTAAGAGCAGCTCTTGGTTGTCAG TTTTACGAAGGCTATGGACAGACGGAATGCACTGCTGGGTGTTCTTTAACTGTGCCTGGTGACTGGACTGCTG GCCATGTTGGTGCCCCAATGCCATGCAATATTATAAAGCTTGTTGATGTGGAGGACATGAACTATTTTGCTGCCAAAGGAGAAGGTGAG gtGTGTGTGAAAGGGCCAAACGTATTCCGAGGCTATCTGAAGGATCCAGAAAAGACTGCAGAAGTTCTTGACAAAAATGGATGGGTACACACTGGAGATATTGGGAAATGGTTACCT AATGGTACCCTGAAGATAATTGACAGGAAAAAACATATATTCAAACTTGCTCAGGGAGAGTATATTGCACCAGAAAAAATAGAAAATGTTTATGCCAGGAGTGAACCTGTTGCTCAGATCTTTGTTCATGGGGAAAGCTTGCAG GGTTTTCTAATAGCAATTGTGGTGCCAGATCCAGAAGTTTTATCCAGCTGGGCCAAGAAAAGAGGACTTGGAGGCTCCTATGATGAACTATGCAAAAACAAA GATATCAAGAAACACATTCTAGAAGACATGTTGAGAGTTGGGAAAGAGTTTGGCTTGAAGTCATTTGAACAG GTTAAAGCCATTACCCTTCACTCTGAAATGTTCTCTATTGAGAATGGCCTATTAACGCCAACATTGAAGGCAAAGAGACCTGAGCTGCGCAAATACTTCAAATCCCAGATAGAAGAACTCTATTCGAATATCCAGATGTAA
- the ACSL1 gene encoding long-chain-fatty-acid--CoA ligase 1 isoform X1 has translation MLQETAMQAHELFRHLRMPELGDVRQYMRTLPTNTLMGFGAFAALTTYWYATRPKALKPPCDLAMQSVEVESEDSEHARRSSLLDSDEPMECYYDDVKTAYDIFQRGLHVSNNGPCLGVRKPNQPYEWISYKEVVERAECVGSALLNRGFRPSPDQFIGIFSQNRPEWVIIEQGCYTYSMVAVPLYDTLGTEAITYIVNKADIALVFCDKGEKAKLLLDSTEKGDMSVLKTIVIMDAFDSDLVARGKKCGVDIISMKDFEASGKFHRHKPVLPKPEDLAIICFTSGTTGNPKGAMITHRNIVSNMSAFVKATESGYVVTPSDTHISFLPLAHMFERIVQCVILCHGARIGFFQGDIRLLMDDLKTLQPTVFPVVPRLLNRMFDKIFGQANTSLKRWILDFASKRKEAELRSGIIRNNSLWDKVIFRKIQANLGGKVRLMITGAAPVSANVLTFLRAALGCQFYEGYGQTECTAGCSLTVPGDWTAGHVGAPMPCNIIKLVDVEDMNYFAAKGEGEVCVKGPNVFRGYLKDPEKTAEVLDKNGWVHTGDIGKWLPNGTLKIIDRKKHIFKLAQGEYIAPEKIENVYARSEPVAQIFVHGESLQGFLIAIVVPDPEVLSSWAKKRGLGGSYDELCKNKDIKKHILEDMLRVGKEFGLKSFEQVKAITLHSEMFSIENGLLTPTLKAKRPELRKYFKSQIEELYSNIQM, from the exons ATGTTGCAAGAGACTGCAATGCAAGCTCATGAACTGTTCAGGCATCTGCGAATGCCAGAACTTGGTGATGTCAGACAGTACATGCGTACCCTTCCAACAAACACGTTGATGGGATTTGGTGCTTTTGCAGCACTTACAACTTACTGGTATGCCACAAGACCTAAAGCTCTGAAACCACCATGTGACCTAGCCATGCAGTCTGTGGAAGTGGAGTCAGAG GACAGTGAACATGCCCGGAGATCTTCATTACTTGATAGTGACGAGCCAATGGAATGCTACTATGATGATGTGAAAACAGCCTATGATATTTTCCAAAGGGGATTACATGTGTCAA ACAATGGTCCCTGTTTGGGTGTAAGAAAACCAAATCAGCCGTATGAATGGATCTCATACAAAGAG GTTGTAGAGAGAGCAGAATGTGTTGGCTCAGCACTTCTCAACAGAGGCTTCAGACCATCTCCTGATCAGTTCATAGGAATCTTTTCACAGAACCGGCCTGAG TGGGTTATCATTGAACAAGGATGTTACACTTACTCCATGGTGGCTGTACCCCTCTACGACACACTGGGGACTGAAGCGATCACCTATATTGTAAACAAAG CTGACATAGCACTAGTTTTTTGTGACAAAGGTGAAAAGGCAAAACTTCTGCTGGATAGCACAGAGAAGGGTGACATGTCAGTCCTCAAAACCATTGTGATTATGGATGCCTTTGACAGTGATCTTGTGGCTCGTGGAAAGAAGTGTGGAGTGGATATCATTAGCATGAAAGACTTTGAG GCATCGGGAAAATTCCACAGACACAAACCCGTA CTTCCCAAACCAGAAGATCTAGCCATAATCTGTTTCACCAGCGGAACCACAG GGAACCCCAAGGGAGCTATGATCACTCACCGAAACATAGTGAGCAACATGTCTGCATTTGTGAAGGCTACAGAG AGTGGCTATGTAGTGACTCCCAGCGACACACACATTTCCTTTTTGCCTCTTGCCCATATGTTTGAAAGAATAGTCCAG TGTGTAATTCTCTGCCATGGAGCTCGGATAGGATTTTTCCAGGGAGACATCAGGCTACTTATGGATGACCTTAAAACTTTACAGCCTACAGTGTTTCCTGTTGTGCCAAGGCTTTTGAACAGAATGTTTGACAAA ATTTTTGGACAAGCAAATACTTCACTTAAGCGGTGGATACTGGATTTCGCTTCCAAGAGGAAAGAAGCAGAACTTAGAAGTGGCATCATTAGAAATAATAGCCTGTGGGATAAAGTGATCTTCCGCAAAATACAG GCAAACCTTGGAGGAAAAGTAAGATTAATGATTACAGGGGCAGCTCCTGTATCTGCAAATGTACTGACTTTCCTAAGAGCAGCTCTTGGTTGTCAG TTTTACGAAGGCTATGGACAGACGGAATGCACTGCTGGGTGTTCTTTAACTGTGCCTGGTGACTGGACTGCTG GCCATGTTGGTGCCCCAATGCCATGCAATATTATAAAGCTTGTTGATGTGGAGGACATGAACTATTTTGCTGCCAAAGGAGAAGGTGAG gtGTGTGTGAAAGGGCCAAACGTATTCCGAGGCTATCTGAAGGATCCAGAAAAGACTGCAGAAGTTCTTGACAAAAATGGATGGGTACACACTGGAGATATTGGGAAATGGTTACCT AATGGTACCCTGAAGATAATTGACAGGAAAAAACATATATTCAAACTTGCTCAGGGAGAGTATATTGCACCAGAAAAAATAGAAAATGTTTATGCCAGGAGTGAACCTGTTGCTCAGATCTTTGTTCATGGGGAAAGCTTGCAG GGTTTTCTAATAGCAATTGTGGTGCCAGATCCAGAAGTTTTATCCAGCTGGGCCAAGAAAAGAGGACTTGGAGGCTCCTATGATGAACTATGCAAAAACAAA GATATCAAGAAACACATTCTAGAAGACATGTTGAGAGTTGGGAAAGAGTTTGGCTTGAAGTCATTTGAACAG GTTAAAGCCATTACCCTTCACTCTGAAATGTTCTCTATTGAGAATGGCCTATTAACGCCAACATTGAAGGCAAAGAGACCTGAGCTGCGCAAATACTTCAAATCCCAGATAGAAGAACTCTATTCGAATATCCAGATGTAA